The Lactuca sativa cultivar Salinas chromosome 2, Lsat_Salinas_v11, whole genome shotgun sequence genome includes a window with the following:
- the LOC111912211 gene encoding uncharacterized mitochondrial protein AtMg00810-like — translation MTSSSPVTTPLLLTQSFRNSILFFHLRIWDSYTIFLGVEVVHKGSDLVLSQRKYIREILHRVGLAECRPISTPMSTSHVLLPDDSPLLDDPSRYRQTVGALQYATLSRSDIAFAVNKVCQFMHAPTENHWAGVKRILRYLKGTIDLGLWIRHNTGYQLQAFSDSNWHSNLHAFSDSDWAGCPIDRRSTGGFAIYLGSNLISWFARKQKTVSRSSTESEYKAIADIVAELIWLKSLLRELGLASTAPTLWCDKLGATYLTANPVFHARTKHVEVDYHFVHEQVTQGKLNVKVHLYKRPNC, via the coding sequence ATGACATCATCATCACCGGTAACAACTCCACTGTTGTTGACTCAATCATTCAGAAACTCAATTCTCTTTTTTCACTTAAGGATATGGGACAGCTACACTATTTTTTTGGGAGTTGAAGTTGTTCACAAGGGGTCTGACTTGGTTCTTTCCCAACGGAAATATATTCGTGAGATCTTACACCGTGTTGGTCTTGCCGAGTGCAGGCCAATATCAACTCCTATGAGCACTTCTCACGTGTTGTTACCCGATGATAGCCCCTTACTTGATGATCCCTCTCGTTACAGGCAGACAGTTGGAGCTCTTCAGTATGCTACTCTTTCTCGTTCTGATATTGCTTTTGCAGTTAACAAAGTCTGCCAGTTCATGCACGCTCCTACTGAGAACCATTGGGCCGGTGTCAAACGCATCCTTCGTTATCTTAAGGGCACCATCGACTTGGGGTTATGGATTCGACATAATACGGGGTATCAGCTTCAAGCCTTTTCAGATTCCAATTGGCACTCCAATCTTCATGCCTTCTCGGACTCTGACTGGGCAGGTTGCCCAATCGATCGTCGATCCACGGGGGGATTTGCTATCTATTTAGGTTCGAATCTCATCTCTTGGTTTGCTCGCAAGCAGAAAACTGTATCTCGATCTTCAACAGAGTCTGAGTACAAGGCTATTGCAGATATTGTTGCTGAATTGATTTGGTTGAAGTCCTTGCTTCGAGAACTTGGTTTGGCCAGCACGGCACCCACACTTTGGTGTGACAAGCTTGGTGCAACATATCTCACGGCTAATCCAGTTTTTCACGCTCGTACTAAACATGTTGAAGTTGACTATCATTTTGTTCATGAACAAGTAACTCAGGGAAAACTAAATGTCAAAGTTCATCTCTACAAACGACCAaattgctga